A window from Enterocloster bolteae encodes these proteins:
- a CDS encoding GNAT family N-acetyltransferase — MDNTLDKTGHGMEHKRADKAVEFRFAKPQDIPLILRFIRELADYEGMLDQVVATEELLNQWLFEKEKAEVILGMKDGETVGFALFFHNFSTFLGRAGIYLEDLYVRPEYRGQGFGTAFLNRLAAIAVERGCGRLEWWCLDWNKPSIDFYLGIGARPMSDWTVYRIDGERLEAMAADARR, encoded by the coding sequence ATGGACAACACCCTTGACAAGACAGGGCATGGAATGGAACATAAAAGGGCGGATAAGGCCGTTGAATTCCGGTTTGCCAAACCACAGGACATACCCTTGATTCTCAGGTTCATAAGGGAGCTGGCTGATTATGAGGGAATGCTTGACCAGGTGGTGGCTACAGAGGAGCTGCTGAACCAGTGGCTGTTTGAGAAGGAAAAGGCAGAGGTGATTCTGGGGATGAAGGACGGGGAGACAGTGGGTTTTGCTCTGTTCTTCCATAATTTCTCCACCTTCCTGGGAAGGGCCGGCATATATCTGGAGGACTTGTATGTGCGCCCGGAGTACCGGGGCCAGGGCTTCGGCACCGCCTTTTTGAACCGGCTGGCAGCCATTGCCGTGGAACGGGGGTGCGGACGCCTGGAGTGGTGGTGCCTGGACTGGAATAAGCCAAGCATTGACTTTTATCTGGGAATAGGCGCCCGTCCCATGAGTGACTGGACCGTGTACCGGATTGACGGGGAACGGCTGGAGGCCATGGCGGCTGATGCCCGCAGGTGA
- a CDS encoding TRAP transporter substrate-binding protein translates to MKKVMKKVIAAMVSTAVLLPLAACGNSDTDSAAATTAAAATTAGDSKASEGGGSVGADGVDHTQGEPFKIRFATNASAGDVAGDGISQTGKGMIYFCKQIEERSGGRITTQIFTDGQLASSTQEYIGGAQNGAYEIFMLNCGSWADYTPAYAGLNIPYLYMDYDDAYAVLDSGLRQEWDQRAQADTQCIPLAHLDIGFRQLTANKEIHSPADLKGVKIRTMVDPIQMNCWEAFGASVTPVPYAELYTALQQKLVDAQENPPSNIVSSKIYEMQSYCMKTNHNFTTTIMAASPVFWSTLSEEDKVFIQDLWKETEMYVRSLTEDLSDGFFDEMQSKGTTVIELTTDELKVFQDVAKSVWPQVEEQMGSEAYNKLVDFVLDYQAKK, encoded by the coding sequence ATGAAAAAAGTGATGAAGAAAGTGATTGCAGCCATGGTTTCAACCGCAGTGCTGCTGCCGCTGGCAGCCTGCGGAAACTCTGATACAGACAGTGCCGCCGCAACAACTGCCGCTGCCGCCACTACAGCAGGTGATTCCAAGGCATCAGAAGGTGGGGGTTCAGTGGGCGCGGACGGAGTGGACCACACACAGGGGGAGCCATTTAAAATCCGTTTTGCCACCAATGCATCAGCAGGGGATGTCGCCGGAGACGGAATCAGCCAGACTGGAAAGGGAATGATTTATTTCTGCAAACAGATTGAAGAGCGCAGCGGGGGCCGCATTACCACACAGATATTCACTGACGGCCAGCTGGCGTCCTCCACTCAGGAATATATTGGCGGTGCCCAAAATGGCGCGTATGAGATATTTATGCTGAACTGCGGTTCATGGGCTGATTATACCCCGGCCTACGCAGGCTTAAATATTCCTTATCTCTATATGGATTATGACGACGCATATGCGGTCCTGGATTCCGGGCTGCGCCAGGAGTGGGACCAGCGGGCCCAGGCCGATACACAGTGCATTCCTCTTGCCCACCTGGATATAGGGTTCCGCCAGCTTACGGCAAATAAGGAAATCCATTCCCCGGCTGATTTAAAAGGCGTCAAAATCCGCACTATGGTGGACCCGATTCAAATGAACTGCTGGGAAGCCTTTGGGGCCAGCGTGACGCCGGTGCCCTATGCGGAACTCTACACCGCTCTTCAGCAGAAACTGGTAGATGCCCAGGAGAATCCGCCCTCCAACATTGTTTCTTCCAAGATTTATGAGATGCAGAGCTACTGTATGAAGACGAACCATAATTTTACAACCACAATCATGGCTGCCAGTCCGGTATTCTGGAGTACGCTGTCGGAGGAGGACAAGGTATTTATCCAGGACCTTTGGAAGGAGACAGAGATGTATGTCCGTTCCCTGACCGAAGATTTATCTGATGGATTCTTCGACGAGATGCAGTCCAAGGGTACAACGGTGATTGAACTGACAACGGATGAACTCAAGGTATTCCAGGATGTGGCCAAGTCTGTGTGGCCCCAGGTAGAAGAACAGATGGGCTCAGAAGCTTACAATAAGCTGGTGGATTTTGTGCTGGATTACCAGGCAAAGAAATAA
- the hydA gene encoding dihydropyrimidinase, with amino-acid sequence MKKVLKGGTVVGGSGSVRADVLIDGEKVAAVGTGEEMERLADEDTQIVDVEGCLLFPGFIDAHTHFDLHVAGTVTADDFATGTRAAVRGGTTTIVDFGTQYEGESLADGLRNWHEKADGKCSCDYGFHMSISDWNPSVSRELDDMMEAGITSFKLYMTYDTQVDDKTIFEILRRLKEVGGITGVHCENSGMIAALQAEAKAAGRMGVESHPATRPAAAEAEAIDRLLRLAEVVDIPVIVVHLTCREGYDVIMEARRRGQKVYAETCPQYLLMDDSLYGLAGMEGAKYVCAPPLRKQEDSACLWKALADGTIQTVSTDHCSFTTEQKALGKDDFTKIPGGMPGVETRGTLLYTYGVDAGRITKEKMCQLLSENPAKLYGMYPTKGAIAPGSDADIVVMRTGVEDMVTAADQVQNVDYAPFEGRKLTARIESVFLRGTQVVKDHQVVVEKAGKFVKRGRYGL; translated from the coding sequence ATGAAGAAGGTATTAAAAGGCGGAACCGTAGTTGGCGGAAGCGGCAGTGTCCGGGCAGATGTGCTCATTGACGGGGAAAAGGTGGCGGCAGTGGGAACCGGTGAGGAAATGGAGCGCCTGGCAGATGAGGATACCCAGATTGTGGATGTGGAAGGCTGCCTGCTCTTTCCGGGGTTCATCGACGCACACACCCATTTTGACCTCCATGTGGCGGGAACGGTTACTGCGGACGATTTTGCCACAGGAACCAGGGCGGCTGTTCGGGGCGGCACCACCACCATCGTGGACTTCGGGACCCAGTATGAAGGGGAGAGCCTGGCGGACGGCCTCAGGAACTGGCATGAGAAGGCGGACGGCAAGTGTTCCTGTGATTACGGATTCCACATGTCCATATCGGACTGGAACCCGTCGGTCAGCAGGGAACTTGACGACATGATGGAGGCCGGAATCACCTCCTTTAAGCTGTACATGACATACGATACCCAGGTGGACGACAAGACTATTTTTGAAATCCTGCGCAGGCTTAAGGAGGTGGGAGGAATCACCGGTGTTCACTGTGAGAACAGCGGTATGATAGCTGCTCTCCAGGCAGAGGCAAAGGCTGCCGGAAGAATGGGTGTGGAAAGCCACCCGGCCACCCGGCCGGCTGCCGCTGAGGCAGAGGCCATTGACAGGCTGCTCAGGCTGGCCGAGGTGGTGGATATCCCTGTGATTGTGGTGCATCTCACCTGCCGGGAGGGATACGACGTGATCATGGAAGCCAGGAGAAGGGGACAGAAGGTATATGCGGAAACATGCCCCCAGTATCTGCTCATGGATGACAGCCTGTACGGGCTTGCCGGCATGGAAGGGGCTAAGTATGTGTGCGCGCCGCCTCTGAGAAAGCAGGAGGACAGCGCATGCCTTTGGAAGGCTCTGGCGGACGGAACCATCCAGACCGTGTCAACGGACCACTGCAGCTTTACCACAGAGCAGAAGGCGCTGGGGAAGGATGACTTTACAAAGATTCCGGGAGGCATGCCCGGAGTTGAGACAAGGGGCACGCTGCTCTACACCTACGGCGTGGACGCGGGAAGAATTACAAAGGAAAAAATGTGCCAGCTTTTGTCGGAAAATCCCGCCAAGCTGTACGGAATGTATCCCACAAAGGGAGCCATTGCCCCGGGAAGCGACGCGGACATTGTTGTCATGCGCACCGGTGTGGAGGATATGGTTACGGCTGCGGACCAGGTACAGAATGTGGATTACGCTCCCTTTGAGGGAAGGAAGCTGACGGCACGCATAGAGAGCGTGTTCCTGCGCGGTACCCAGGTGGTGAAGGACCATCAGGTGGTGGTGGAGAAGGCCGGGAAGTTTGTGAAGCGCGGGAGATATGGGCTGTAA
- a CDS encoding LysR family transcriptional regulator, protein MNYQHLEYFLKAAEYQHYTRAAEHLHITQPALTKAILGIEEEIGAPLFMKRGRNIELTKYGTIFFDYARRSLEEINHGISAVKHQVNSDLNTVDLSALCSINTTFLPKKSAQFHLAYPDCSLNITFKYTTAIIKDVSNYNSTFGLCGEFDNESEYTSLEKILLYTEPVKFVISRNHPLAHKKSVEAAELKNQPFAVYNVSTNGTNRLLYELCDGAGFRPKTLTAAYNDYGLINEVISNQCISIVSYTFYKQFQSLGFTELHIATSIPLIQKIYLVWVRDANLSPVARGFREILMSK, encoded by the coding sequence ATGAATTACCAGCATCTGGAATACTTTCTTAAAGCAGCTGAATACCAGCACTACACGCGTGCCGCTGAACATCTGCATATCACACAGCCTGCTCTTACAAAGGCCATACTTGGCATTGAGGAAGAAATCGGCGCACCTTTGTTCATGAAGCGGGGCCGGAATATTGAACTTACGAAATATGGAACGATTTTTTTTGATTATGCAAGGCGTTCCCTTGAAGAAATCAACCATGGAATATCCGCCGTAAAGCATCAGGTCAACAGTGATCTGAATACCGTTGACCTGTCTGCCTTATGCTCCATTAATACGACCTTTTTGCCGAAGAAAAGCGCGCAGTTTCACCTTGCCTATCCAGACTGCAGCCTAAACATCACCTTTAAATATACAACAGCTATCATCAAGGATGTATCCAACTATAACAGCACCTTTGGTTTATGCGGAGAGTTTGACAATGAATCTGAATATACCAGCCTGGAAAAAATCCTGCTTTACACGGAACCCGTCAAATTTGTCATAAGCAGGAATCATCCCCTGGCGCACAAAAAATCCGTAGAGGCCGCCGAACTGAAAAACCAACCATTTGCAGTCTATAACGTGAGTACCAACGGTACCAACAGGCTGCTCTATGAATTATGCGACGGCGCCGGATTCAGACCCAAGACCCTGACAGCCGCTTACAATGACTATGGGCTGATTAACGAGGTGATTTCAAACCAATGCATTTCTATTGTCTCATATACCTTTTATAAGCAATTCCAAAGCCTGGGATTTACGGAACTGCACATCGCCACCAGTATCCCCCTTATCCAGAAAATATATCTGGTATGGGTCAGGGACGCCAATCTTTCCCCTGTGGCAAGGGGATTTCGCGAGATACTGATGAGCAAATGA